One window of the Endomicrobium proavitum genome contains the following:
- a CDS encoding OmpA family protein has product MNKVLLTALGFCLLAAACTTPGKNTAIGAGAGAAVGAVTGAVIANNTKGGEAWKGAVIGGAAGAVAGGAIGNYFDKQAKELAAIADVAKTNDGLRITLKNDILFSVNSAELSSAAQKTLTDLNTVLKKYPQNIIVVEGNTDNTGSAATNKTLSEKRAKAVYDFLLGTGLKTYKISYIGYGLTNPIADNSTEEGRAKNRRVNLDITANTAAIK; this is encoded by the coding sequence ATGAATAAAGTTTTGTTGACGGCGCTTGGTTTTTGTCTTTTGGCGGCGGCTTGCACAACGCCTGGTAAAAATACGGCAATCGGCGCAGGGGCGGGCGCGGCGGTAGGCGCAGTTACCGGAGCGGTTATTGCAAATAATACAAAAGGCGGAGAAGCGTGGAAAGGCGCAGTTATCGGCGGAGCGGCAGGAGCGGTTGCCGGCGGAGCAATAGGCAATTATTTTGACAAACAGGCCAAAGAACTTGCGGCAATTGCAGACGTTGCAAAAACAAACGACGGTTTAAGAATAACTCTTAAAAACGATATTCTTTTTTCAGTAAACAGCGCGGAGTTATCTTCCGCTGCGCAAAAAACTCTTACGGATTTGAATACGGTTTTGAAAAAATACCCTCAAAACATTATAGTTGTGGAAGGCAATACCGACAATACCGGTTCTGCCGCAACCAACAAAACGCTGTCCGAAAAAAGAGCAAAAGCTGTTTATGACTTTTTGCTTGGCACCGGACTTAAAACCTACAAAATTTCTTACATAGGCTACGGTTTAACAAACCCTATTGCCGATAACTCAACTGAAGAAGGTCGCGCAAAAAACAGAAGAGTAAACTTGGACATAACAGCTAACACGGCAGCAATTAAATAA
- the alr gene encoding alanine racemase has translation MKKEPPPALTNLFFPKKRTPVFFRQNWVEVDKSDFHFNLKKIKEHLAKDTKIMTVIKANAYGHGGVALAKEAQKAGISWIAVSSLEEGITFREAGIKTNILVLGGLYPFENLQVAIVHNLTPTISTMAALSALEDMAVRHNKIANFHLAVDTGMGRIGSLSESVYPMLQKIAQTPELNMTGMYTHFTVADTDPVFTQMQLESFTKIVKYARQTLGLKFIAHSANSAALFRNKRTHLDMVRPGISLFGLSPFKHAERFIKLKPVLTWKTKISFLKRVPSGFCVSYGRTFVTTKESVIATIPVGYADGYNRLLSNKGDVLVRGKRCPIAGRITMDMTMIDVTGVKGVALGDEVVLIGAQGKEQIKVDELAKIQDTINYEVTCAISPRVPRIVV, from the coding sequence ATGAAAAAAGAACCGCCTCCCGCCTTAACAAACTTATTTTTCCCTAAAAAAAGAACCCCTGTTTTTTTCAGACAAAACTGGGTGGAAGTAGATAAAAGCGATTTTCACTTCAACTTAAAAAAAATCAAAGAGCATCTTGCAAAAGATACAAAAATAATGACGGTAATTAAAGCCAACGCATACGGACACGGCGGAGTGGCGCTTGCCAAAGAAGCGCAGAAAGCCGGCATTTCTTGGATTGCCGTTTCTTCTCTTGAGGAAGGAATAACTTTCCGCGAAGCCGGCATTAAAACTAATATTTTAGTTTTGGGCGGGCTTTATCCGTTTGAAAATTTGCAAGTTGCAATAGTTCATAACCTTACGCCCACTATTTCAACAATGGCGGCGTTGTCCGCGCTTGAAGATATGGCTGTGCGCCACAATAAAATTGCCAATTTTCATTTGGCGGTTGATACCGGCATGGGCAGAATCGGCTCGCTTTCGGAAAGCGTGTATCCTATGCTTCAAAAAATTGCGCAGACTCCGGAACTTAATATGACCGGCATGTACACGCATTTTACGGTTGCCGACACCGACCCCGTTTTTACGCAAATGCAGCTGGAAAGTTTTACAAAAATCGTAAAGTATGCCCGCCAGACTCTCGGTTTAAAATTTATAGCGCACTCGGCAAATTCCGCGGCGCTTTTTAGAAATAAAAGAACGCATCTTGATATGGTGCGCCCGGGAATAAGTCTTTTCGGGCTAAGTCCTTTTAAACACGCCGAAAGATTTATAAAATTAAAACCGGTTTTAACGTGGAAAACTAAAATTTCTTTTCTTAAAAGAGTTCCGTCCGGTTTTTGCGTAAGTTACGGAAGAACTTTTGTTACCACAAAAGAATCCGTAATAGCTACTATCCCCGTGGGGTATGCCGACGGATATAACAGACTTTTGTCAAATAAAGGCGACGTTTTGGTAAGAGGCAAAAGATGCCCTATAGCCGGACGCATAACAATGGATATGACCATGATAGACGTTACCGGAGTTAAAGGCGTAGCTTTGGGCGACGAGGTGGTTCTTATAGGCGCGCAGGGCAAAGAGCAGATTAAAGTTGACGAACTCGCAAAAATTCAGGATACAATAAATTACGAAGTAACCTGCGCAATATCTCCAAGAGTGCCGCGAATTGTTGTATAA
- a CDS encoding YiiX/YebB-like N1pC/P60 family cysteine hydrolase yields MKKFAVILCLFFVGVFFAACNNVELDTSLFKDGDVIFQNKKSKSGDLLAFLSNTKYNNAGILFSRGGKWYVLEAVQPVQLTPLKSWIKEGEDNRYVVKRLKEESTLITPQTLESMKKFNSEFLGKPYDQYYEWSDRAFYSSELIWKIYNRALGIEISQLRVFADFNLADENVKTRLQEVFGNNIPIYEQITTPADIFNSNMLITIVEK; encoded by the coding sequence ATGAAAAAATTTGCGGTAATATTATGTTTATTTTTTGTCGGAGTTTTTTTTGCAGCTTGCAACAACGTTGAGCTGGACACGTCTTTGTTTAAAGACGGCGATGTTATTTTTCAAAATAAAAAATCTAAGTCCGGCGATCTTTTGGCGTTTCTGTCAAACACAAAATATAATAACGCCGGAATTTTATTTTCAAGAGGCGGAAAATGGTATGTTTTGGAAGCCGTTCAGCCCGTGCAGCTTACGCCTTTAAAAAGCTGGATTAAAGAGGGCGAAGACAACCGCTACGTAGTTAAAAGGCTTAAAGAAGAGAGCACTCTTATTACGCCGCAAACGCTTGAAAGTATGAAAAAGTTTAACAGCGAATTCCTCGGAAAACCTTACGACCAGTATTACGAATGGTCGGACAGAGCGTTTTATTCTTCGGAGCTTATCTGGAAAATTTACAACAGGGCGCTGGGCATAGAAATTTCTCAGCTGCGCGTTTTTGCGGATTTTAATCTTGCCGATGAAAATGTTAAAACCCGTCTGCAGGAAGTTTTTGGAAATAATATTCCCATTTACGAACAAATTACCACCCCTGCTGATATTTTTAATTCTAACATGCTTATAACTATTGTTGAAAAATAA
- a CDS encoding MlaE family ABC transporter permease codes for MRDSATATVIKARKLARTTARLPKKIFLSFFESVGSAAAMTFQTFLWILKGDVSATNTVAQMVETGYRSFPIILLTSFFTGMVLALQVGSATTNLFNEPVFVGTATGMSLVIELGPVLTAVVITGRVGAAITAELGTMKVTEQLDALYTLGTNPVKYLAVPRFLGLIFMLPLLTAAANIIGVYGGLVVTSSTWDVPSAVYWNNALDFMTVKTFLHGFIKSFFFALIIAVVACYKGFNTSGGAEGVGKATTSSVMMSLVLILVSDYFLTSVLVAVRIK; via the coding sequence ATGAGAGACAGCGCGACGGCAACCGTAATAAAAGCAAGAAAGTTGGCAAGAACTACCGCCAGACTTCCAAAAAAAATATTCTTATCTTTTTTTGAAAGCGTCGGCAGCGCGGCGGCTATGACTTTTCAAACTTTTCTGTGGATATTAAAAGGCGACGTGTCCGCAACAAATACCGTCGCACAGATGGTAGAAACCGGATACAGATCTTTCCCCATTATACTTCTTACCTCATTTTTTACCGGAATGGTTTTAGCTCTTCAGGTGGGTTCCGCAACTACAAATCTTTTTAACGAACCCGTTTTTGTGGGGACGGCTACGGGCATGTCTTTGGTTATAGAGCTTGGGCCTGTGCTTACCGCGGTTGTAATTACAGGGCGGGTAGGCGCGGCGATAACGGCGGAACTGGGCACAATGAAAGTTACCGAGCAGCTGGACGCGCTTTATACGCTTGGAACCAACCCCGTAAAATATCTTGCGGTTCCGAGATTTTTGGGTCTTATTTTTATGCTTCCTCTTCTTACCGCGGCAGCAAATATTATAGGCGTTTACGGCGGGCTTGTAGTAACTTCAAGCACTTGGGACGTTCCGTCGGCGGTATATTGGAACAACGCTTTGGATTTTATGACGGTAAAAACTTTCCTTCACGGGTTTATAAAATCATTTTTCTTTGCGTTAATTATAGCTGTAGTCGCATGTTACAAAGGTTTTAACACTTCAGGCGGCGCCGAAGGCGTGGGAAAAGCCACGACAAGTTCCGTTATGATGTCGCTTGTTTTAATTTTGGTATCGGATTATTTTTTAACTTCCGTGCTTGTAGCTGTCAGAATAAAGTGA
- the radA gene encoding DNA repair protein RadA, with protein sequence MKNKKTKVTYLCQQCGYEAAQWLGKCPSCGAWNSFTEEKFSAPAKGQAVASRQLTGFSSEVVKLKDIASGDFKRYATNIKEFDNMIGGGVVPGSLILLGGAPGIGKSTLMLHVANALSSSGTVLYISGEESLAQVKARAERLNVKKDNIFLASETNLQNIVDAINKIEPKFLVVDSIQTTYHPELSSAPGTVGQVRETAAEFLRIAKSKNITVFLLGHVTKEGDLAGPRVLEHIVDTVLYFENERQHTYRILRSYKNRFGPTSEIGIFEMGQTGLSEVSNPSLIFLGERASGVPGNIVTVSVEGTRPILLEVQALSARTNFQIPRRMVAGYDTNRITILIAVLENRLNLPLEMQDIFVNVAGGVKIKETSLDLAAAGAIVSAHAGFICPKDLVAFGEVGLAGEVRSVAFCAERLAEAEKLGFKKAIVPKGNLKNLSYKGKIEIFGADSADAAIKFLRNQ encoded by the coding sequence ATGAAAAATAAAAAAACAAAAGTTACATATTTATGCCAGCAGTGCGGTTACGAGGCTGCGCAGTGGCTTGGAAAATGTCCGTCGTGCGGCGCATGGAACAGTTTTACCGAAGAAAAGTTTTCTGCGCCGGCAAAAGGTCAGGCGGTTGCCTCAAGACAGCTTACGGGATTTTCGTCGGAAGTTGTAAAGCTTAAAGATATTGCGTCCGGAGATTTTAAAAGATACGCCACAAATATAAAAGAGTTTGACAACATGATAGGCGGCGGAGTTGTGCCGGGCTCTCTTATTTTGCTTGGCGGCGCGCCGGGAATAGGCAAATCAACGTTAATGCTTCATGTTGCAAACGCTTTAAGCTCGTCGGGAACCGTTCTTTATATTTCAGGCGAAGAGTCTCTTGCGCAGGTAAAAGCTCGCGCTGAACGTCTTAACGTAAAAAAAGATAATATTTTTTTAGCGTCGGAAACTAATCTGCAAAATATAGTTGACGCTATAAATAAAATTGAGCCGAAGTTTTTGGTTGTAGATTCAATTCAAACAACTTACCATCCGGAACTTTCAAGCGCGCCGGGCACCGTGGGGCAGGTAAGAGAAACCGCGGCGGAATTTTTAAGAATTGCAAAATCAAAAAATATAACGGTTTTTCTTTTAGGGCACGTAACAAAAGAAGGGGATTTAGCAGGCCCCAGAGTTTTAGAACATATTGTGGATACGGTTTTATATTTTGAAAACGAGCGCCAGCACACGTACAGAATTTTGAGATCTTATAAAAATCGTTTCGGTCCCACTTCGGAAATAGGAATCTTTGAAATGGGGCAAACCGGACTTAGCGAAGTTTCAAACCCGTCGCTTATTTTTTTGGGAGAGCGCGCGTCGGGAGTGCCGGGAAATATAGTTACCGTTTCCGTTGAAGGAACGCGCCCTATTTTGCTTGAAGTTCAGGCGCTTTCGGCAAGAACGAACTTTCAAATTCCAAGAAGAATGGTTGCGGGTTACGATACCAACAGAATTACTATTTTGATAGCGGTTTTGGAAAACAGGCTTAACTTGCCGCTTGAAATGCAGGATATTTTTGTAAACGTTGCGGGCGGAGTAAAAATTAAAGAAACCTCTTTGGATTTGGCTGCTGCCGGCGCCATAGTTTCGGCGCACGCAGGGTTTATTTGCCCTAAAGATTTAGTCGCTTTCGGCGAAGTAGGTCTTGCCGGCGAAGTCCGCTCGGTGGCTTTTTGCGCCGAAAGGCTTGCTGAAGCTGAAAAGTTAGGATTTAAAAAAGCCATAGTGCCCAAAGGGAATTTAAAAAACTTATCATATAAAGGCAAAATTGAAATATTCGGCGCAGACAGCGCAGACGCGGCTATAAAATTTTTGAGAAATCAATAA
- a CDS encoding ABC transporter ATP-binding protein, producing MIKVKDLHKQFGFKHVLCGINFEVRDGETLAIIGSSGTGKSILLKNIVGLIKPTSGAVYIDGVNVTNCSAEELMNTHKKTGYVFQESALFDSMTIFENVAFGLKMLTKYNEEEISQRVSQCLKMVGLKNVERLKPSELSGGMKKRAALARAIAYQPKYIFYDEPTTGLDPIMSDAISDLIINLRENLKVTSIVVTHDMKSAYKIADRIIMLYKGEVVFEGTPQETKKTKNPVVRQFVEGSSHGPIQTERNFEMDGL from the coding sequence ATGATTAAGGTTAAAGACCTTCATAAACAATTCGGCTTTAAGCACGTGCTTTGCGGCATAAATTTTGAAGTGCGCGACGGCGAAACGCTTGCCATTATAGGCTCTTCGGGAACCGGCAAAAGCATACTGCTTAAAAATATAGTAGGGCTTATTAAGCCTACAAGCGGCGCCGTTTATATAGACGGAGTAAACGTAACAAACTGTTCCGCCGAAGAATTAATGAACACGCATAAAAAAACGGGATACGTTTTTCAGGAATCGGCGTTGTTTGATTCTATGACCATTTTTGAAAACGTGGCGTTCGGTTTAAAAATGCTTACTAAATATAATGAAGAAGAAATAAGCCAAAGAGTTTCGCAGTGTCTTAAAATGGTCGGTCTTAAAAATGTAGAACGCTTAAAACCGTCGGAGCTTTCGGGCGGAATGAAAAAAAGAGCAGCCCTTGCAAGAGCAATAGCGTATCAGCCGAAATACATTTTTTACGACGAGCCCACAACGGGTCTTGACCCGATAATGTCGGACGCTATAAGCGATTTAATAATAAATCTTAGAGAAAATCTTAAAGTTACTTCAATAGTCGTTACGCACGATATGAAATCTGCGTATAAAATAGCCGACAGAATAATAATGCTTTACAAAGGGGAAGTTGTTTTTGAGGGAACTCCCCAAGAAACGAAAAAAACCAAAAACCCCGTTGTCAGACAGTTTGTGGAAGGTTCAAGCCACGGCCCGATACAAACCGAAAGAAATTTTGAAATGGACGGATTATGA
- the fba gene encoding class II fructose-1,6-bisphosphate aldolase, with protein MALVPAKQILDEAKKGGYGVGAYNVNNMEQIQAIMDAAKETQSPVIIQASRGALKYASFTYLGYLMKAAVIENPDIPVAMHLDHGNSLESAIKAIDLGFSSVMIDGSLLEDGKTASDYAYNVKVTKSVVEYAHARGVSVEAEIGTLGGIEDGVGSGTIHLTDPQEAKKFVEATGVDSLAIAIGTSHGAYKFKETPKLAFDVLKEIRGLINIPIVLHGASSVPKALIDEVNKYGGKMPGAQGVPIEQLQESVKLGVQKINVDTDGRLAITAAIRKVFTETPEKFDPRDYLGPARTALKNLIVTKMKDFGTAGHAKDYAPKSLEDYKKLYASK; from the coding sequence ATGGCATTAGTTCCGGCAAAACAGATTTTGGACGAAGCGAAAAAAGGCGGCTACGGCGTAGGCGCTTACAATGTAAACAACATGGAGCAGATTCAGGCAATTATGGACGCTGCGAAAGAAACGCAGTCTCCCGTAATAATTCAGGCAAGCCGCGGCGCGCTGAAATATGCAAGCTTTACTTACCTTGGGTATTTAATGAAAGCGGCGGTTATTGAAAATCCGGATATTCCCGTTGCAATGCATTTAGATCACGGCAACTCTTTGGAATCCGCAATAAAAGCTATTGACCTCGGATTTTCTTCGGTTATGATAGACGGTTCGCTTTTGGAAGACGGAAAAACCGCTTCCGATTACGCTTACAATGTTAAAGTTACAAAATCAGTTGTGGAATACGCTCACGCAAGAGGCGTTTCGGTTGAAGCTGAAATAGGAACTCTCGGCGGAATTGAAGACGGCGTAGGTTCCGGCACAATTCATTTGACAGATCCGCAGGAAGCTAAAAAATTCGTAGAAGCCACCGGAGTTGATTCTTTGGCTATTGCCATAGGCACTTCGCACGGCGCGTATAAATTTAAAGAAACCCCTAAACTTGCTTTTGACGTTTTGAAAGAAATCAGAGGGCTTATAAATATTCCTATCGTTCTTCACGGAGCGTCTTCGGTTCCGAAAGCTTTGATAGACGAAGTAAACAAATACGGCGGCAAAATGCCTGGCGCGCAGGGCGTTCCTATTGAGCAGCTTCAGGAATCGGTAAAACTCGGCGTTCAGAAAATTAACGTAGATACCGACGGCAGACTTGCAATTACCGCCGCTATCAGAAAAGTATTTACCGAAACTCCGGAAAAGTTTGACCCCAGAGATTATTTAGGACCTGCCAGAACGGCTCTTAAAAATCTTATAGTTACAAAAATGAAAGATTTCGGCACCGCGGGACACGCTAAAGATTACGCGCCGAAATCTCTTGAAGATTACAAGAAGCTTTACGCCTCTAAGTAA
- a CDS encoding shikimate kinase, with product MNIVLTGFMGSGKSAVGAELAKKLGFEFVDTDETVEKASGVKISEIFALYGEETFRNMEFEAVAAAAEKDNAVIATGGGAVLNAQNIINLKRNGIIIYLKASPEIIYARIKNETHRPLLKLADPLSEIKKLLSARKDAYEKYDFSFDAGEGSPREIAQKIALDSGVKKMLEEKI from the coding sequence ATGAACATAGTTTTAACCGGATTTATGGGAAGCGGAAAATCGGCGGTAGGCGCGGAGCTTGCAAAAAAGCTCGGGTTTGAGTTTGTTGATACCGACGAAACCGTTGAAAAAGCATCCGGCGTTAAAATAAGCGAAATTTTTGCGCTCTACGGCGAAGAAACTTTCAGAAATATGGAATTTGAAGCGGTTGCGGCTGCCGCTGAAAAAGATAACGCGGTAATAGCCACAGGCGGCGGAGCGGTTTTAAACGCGCAGAATATAATTAATCTTAAAAGAAACGGAATTATTATTTATTTAAAAGCGTCGCCTGAAATAATATACGCAAGAATAAAAAACGAAACTCACAGACCTTTGTTGAAGCTTGCAGACCCATTAAGCGAGATAAAAAAGTTATTGTCGGCGCGCAAAGACGCGTATGAAAAATACGATTTTTCTTTTGACGCAGGCGAAGGCAGCCCGCGGGAAATTGCCCAAAAAATAGCTTTGGACTCAGGCGTCAAAAAAATGCTGGAGGAAAAGATATGA
- the aroC gene encoding chorismate synthase has product MIRFTTAGESHGRGIIAILEGIPAGLNVNSEDIDVELARRQKGYGRGARMRIETDVVKVLSGMRYARTIGSPIALYVTNRDWENWENIMSPIAVDLDGEILLKPRPGHADLAGLMKYGSTDFRDILERASARETAARVAVGAVCKELLKEFDIRITSYTLQIGNVTADINSVPAEKIWHNTEMSYVRCPDAAASKKMIQLIKKTGSQGDTLGGKLAVKIENVPAGLGSHTQWDLKLDGRLAQSFLSIQAIKAVEFGSGSKLAAIPGSLSHDEIFYNDKKGFYRNTNRAGGIEGGMSNGETIEISCTMKAIPSLAKPLRSVNLSTKKAAKAEAVRSDVCAVPAAGIVAEAVAAFEIAKALKEKFGGDNIEDMKKSVAAYKARLKNI; this is encoded by the coding sequence ATGATTAGATTTACCACGGCAGGCGAATCCCACGGAAGAGGGATTATTGCAATTCTTGAGGGAATTCCCGCAGGGCTTAACGTTAACTCGGAAGATATAGACGTAGAGCTTGCAAGAAGACAGAAAGGTTACGGCAGAGGCGCAAGAATGAGAATAGAGACCGACGTCGTAAAAGTTCTTTCGGGAATGCGTTACGCAAGAACAATCGGTTCGCCGATAGCGCTTTACGTTACAAACAGAGACTGGGAAAACTGGGAAAATATTATGTCTCCGATAGCCGTTGATTTAGACGGAGAAATTCTTTTAAAGCCGCGTCCGGGGCATGCAGACCTTGCGGGGCTTATGAAATACGGCTCTACAGATTTCAGAGATATTTTGGAAAGAGCGTCCGCCAGAGAAACCGCCGCAAGAGTTGCGGTCGGCGCGGTATGCAAAGAACTTTTAAAAGAGTTTGACATAAGAATTACTTCTTACACTTTGCAGATAGGAAATGTTACGGCGGATATTAATTCCGTTCCGGCTGAAAAAATATGGCACAATACGGAAATGTCTTATGTGCGCTGTCCCGACGCTGCGGCAAGCAAAAAAATGATACAGCTTATAAAAAAGACCGGCTCGCAGGGCGATACTTTGGGCGGCAAACTTGCGGTTAAAATAGAAAACGTTCCCGCGGGTCTTGGAAGCCACACCCAGTGGGATTTAAAATTAGACGGAAGACTTGCGCAGAGTTTTCTTTCAATACAGGCAATTAAAGCCGTAGAGTTTGGCAGCGGATCAAAACTTGCGGCTATCCCCGGATCTTTATCTCACGACGAAATTTTTTATAACGATAAAAAAGGTTTTTACAGAAATACAAACAGGGCGGGCGGCATTGAAGGCGGAATGTCTAACGGCGAAACTATAGAAATTTCGTGCACAATGAAAGCTATACCGTCTCTTGCAAAACCGCTGCGTTCGGTAAATTTAAGCACAAAGAAAGCGGCCAAAGCGGAAGCTGTGCGCAGCGACGTTTGCGCGGTGCCTGCCGCCGGAATTGTTGCGGAAGCTGTCGCGGCGTTTGAAATTGCAAAAGCTCTTAAAGAAAAATTCGGCGGCGACAATATTGAAGATATGAAAAAAAGCGTAGCCGCTTATAAAGCAAGACTTAAAAACATATAA
- a CDS encoding MlaD family protein has product MNNSVKLGLFIVVGIAAIAISVLMLGSWTLGRTYNVYAEFSNVAGLTKKAKVKISGVDVGVMRSIELKNSKARLKLAVNKNVTLYQNAKVRIVSMGVIGTKYIEISPGDSNYPQLLAGDTIESDASGGGDLFSQLSSGSMTRDLADAVKDLKIIMRSIAQHNEKIASSIGNINDFSRDLAQITSQNKDGITQAVASMKEVADKLNIVLTKLTEGDGTMSALLNDSQMSSDLKETVASAKDTVNGLKETLGRASTLQLEWNYMGRYNASAAVFVNDAGIKIMPNNSKFYYVGVANIADAGKVSDPDKASKNKLEALLGFRFNKAEVYAGALRGKAGVGASYSFFEPVYAPYRTLQVFVNAHDFTREEHGVRVDADARVGIMKWLYAGIVAEDVSHKADFTSYIKLEIKDKDLASLFGIAGVAAVASK; this is encoded by the coding sequence ATGAACAACAGCGTTAAACTCGGACTTTTTATAGTTGTGGGAATTGCGGCAATAGCAATTTCCGTGCTTATGCTTGGCAGCTGGACTTTGGGCAGAACTTATAACGTTTACGCGGAATTTTCAAACGTTGCCGGACTTACAAAAAAAGCCAAAGTAAAAATTTCCGGCGTAGATGTAGGCGTTATGAGAAGCATAGAGCTTAAAAATTCAAAAGCCAGACTTAAACTTGCAGTAAATAAAAATGTAACTCTGTATCAAAACGCAAAAGTCAGAATAGTTTCCATGGGCGTAATAGGAACAAAATACATAGAAATTTCTCCCGGAGATTCAAACTATCCGCAGCTTTTGGCGGGTGATACCATAGAGTCGGACGCGTCGGGCGGAGGAGATCTTTTCAGTCAGCTGTCTTCAGGTTCCATGACGAGAGATTTGGCGGACGCCGTGAAAGATTTAAAAATCATAATGAGAAGTATAGCGCAGCACAACGAAAAAATAGCTTCCTCAATAGGCAACATTAACGATTTTTCACGCGATCTTGCGCAGATAACAAGCCAAAATAAAGACGGCATAACCCAAGCCGTGGCATCAATGAAAGAAGTTGCCGATAAATTAAATATTGTTCTTACAAAACTTACGGAGGGCGACGGAACGATGAGCGCTCTTTTGAACGATTCTCAAATGAGCAGCGATTTGAAAGAAACGGTAGCTTCCGCAAAGGATACCGTCAACGGACTTAAAGAAACTCTCGGCAGAGCAAGCACTTTGCAGCTTGAGTGGAACTATATGGGCAGATACAACGCAAGCGCCGCCGTGTTTGTAAATGACGCCGGAATAAAAATAATGCCAAACAACAGTAAATTTTACTACGTGGGCGTGGCAAATATCGCCGACGCGGGGAAAGTAAGCGACCCCGATAAAGCTTCCAAAAACAAACTTGAAGCTCTTTTGGGTTTCAGATTTAATAAAGCTGAAGTTTACGCCGGCGCATTGCGCGGCAAAGCCGGAGTCGGCGCGTCGTATTCGTTTTTTGAACCCGTTTACGCGCCTTACAGAACGCTTCAGGTTTTTGTTAACGCGCACGATTTCACAAGAGAAGAGCACGGCGTCCGAGTTGACGCGGATGCAAGAGTGGGCATAATGAAATGGCTTTACGCCGGCATAGTTGCGGAAGACGTTTCGCACAAGGCTGATTTTACTTCTTACATAAAACTTGAAATAAAAGATAAAGATTTAGCGTCGTTGTTTGGCATAGCCGGAGTAGCGGCGGTAGCTTCTAAATAA
- a CDS encoding acetyl-CoA carboxylase carboxyltransferase subunit alpha, translating into METSFDFEQPLVELEEKIEELKTSSLNNHADFSKQIAELEAKKENLKQKIYGSLTPWQRIQIARHPKRPYSADYIKLIFEDFVELHGDRVFGDDRALLCGMALLDGKPVIVIGHQKGRTLQENMDRNFGMAHPEGYRKAMRIMKLAEKFNRPVITFIDTSGAYPGIAAEERGQAEAIARNLRDMAKLSVPVLSVVIGEGGSGGALGIGVSNKVLMLENSYYSVISPEGCAAILFRDGSKAKDAAEAMKITAKDLLNLKVIDEIIKEPLGGAHNDAEKTAVNIKASLNKYIKLYEDMSAQKIEDDRYSKFRNMGVFEEPASFVKIVKEKKPAAKAKVKAKTAAKSKPKKTAKK; encoded by the coding sequence ATGGAAACGTCTTTTGACTTTGAGCAACCTTTAGTTGAGCTTGAAGAGAAAATAGAAGAGTTAAAAACGTCTTCGCTTAACAATCATGCCGATTTCTCTAAACAAATCGCTGAACTTGAAGCGAAAAAAGAAAATCTCAAACAAAAAATTTACGGTTCTCTTACGCCTTGGCAGAGAATACAAATTGCGCGCCACCCAAAAAGACCTTACTCCGCCGATTATATAAAATTAATTTTTGAAGATTTTGTAGAACTTCACGGCGACAGAGTGTTTGGCGACGACCGCGCTCTTTTGTGCGGCATGGCGCTCTTGGACGGAAAGCCGGTAATAGTTATAGGTCATCAGAAGGGAAGAACGCTTCAGGAAAACATGGACAGAAATTTCGGCATGGCGCACCCCGAAGGTTACCGCAAAGCCATGCGCATAATGAAACTTGCGGAAAAATTTAACAGACCCGTTATAACTTTTATAGATACATCCGGCGCTTATCCGGGAATAGCCGCCGAAGAAAGAGGGCAAGCCGAAGCCATAGCCAGAAATTTAAGAGATATGGCAAAGCTTTCGGTTCCTGTTTTAAGCGTTGTTATCGGCGAGGGCGGTTCCGGCGGGGCGCTTGGCATAGGCGTGTCAAACAAAGTTTTGATGCTTGAAAATTCGTATTATTCCGTTATTTCTCCGGAAGGCTGCGCAGCCATACTTTTTAGAGACGGTTCTAAAGCGAAAGATGCGGCCGAAGCCATGAAAATTACCGCAAAGGATTTGTTAAATCTTAAAGTTATAGACGAAATAATAAAAGAACCTCTCGGCGGCGCGCATAACGACGCTGAAAAAACCGCGGTAAACATAAAAGCTTCTTTAAATAAATATATTAAACTTTACGAAGATATGTCCGCGCAAAAAATAGAAGACGACAGATATTCAAAGTTTCGCAACATGGGCGTTTTTGAAGAACCGGCTTCTTTCGTGAAAATTGTAAAAGAAAAAAAGCCTGCGGCAAAAGCGAAGGTAAAAGCAAAAACCGCGGCAAAATCCAAACCTAAAAAAACGGCAAAGAAGTAA